The DNA segment AACCCGCGCCACACCCGGACGCCCTTCACCGGGCCCTGATGTGTGGGACGGCGGCGCCGAGATTCCGCTCGCAATACGGCAGTTGCGCCGGTTCGGGGTTTTCGTGCCCCCGTTACGTTGCTGCCGTGCAGGTCGGTGAGGCGGGTCCGCGATTGTCCGTGCCGTACACCGTGCCGATCGTGGAGGACGAGCACAGCCGCACGCCCCACGGCGACGCCCGCCGGGGACGCAGCAGAAGCCGGAGACCTCCATGCCCCAGCGCGCCCTTCCGCAGCCCGAACCCGGTACCGGCCCGACGGCCGAGGGGGGTCCGGTCTTCAAGGTGCTCGGTCCCCTGGAGGTGTGGAACGGAGAGTGCCGGATCGACCCGGGAGGCGCCCGGCAGCGCCACATCCTGGCCACACTGCTGATCTATGCCGACAAGGTGGTTCCGGTGCCCCGGCTGATACGCGCCGTCTGGGACGAGGACGCGCCGGGCACGGCCGGCAACCAGGTCCGCAAGATGATCTGGAACCTGCGCCGCAGGCTGCCCGACTCGGTGCGCATTCTCACCGAACCGCCCGGCTACCGGCTCGTGGTGCGTGAGGGCCAGCTCGACTCCCGCACCTTCGAGACCCTGTTGCACCGTGCCGGGGCCGCGGCCGCCGAGGAGCGGGGCGAGGAGGCCGTCGCCCATCTCTCCCGCGCCCTGGGACTGTGGCGGGGGCAGGCGCTGAGCGGTCTGAGCGGTGCCGTGGTCGGCTCCGGGGGCCGTGACCTCGACGAACGCCGCCTCGTCGCCGTCGAGCGGCTGACCGACCTGCGGCTGCTGCGCGGGGAGGCGCGGGCCCTGGTCCCCGACCTGTACTCACTGGTCGCCGCCCACCCGCTGCACGAGGGGCTGCGGGAACGGCTCATGCTCGCCCTCTACCGGATCGGCCGACGCGCGGACGCCCTGACGGTGATGGCCCAGGGCCGCGCCGAACTGGCGGAACTGGGCATCGAGCCCGGTACCGGCCTCTGCCGCCTCCAGGAACGCATCCTGAACGACGACCCGGGACTCACCCTGCCCGAGCCCGAATCGCCCGCACCGGAGCCCACCGCACCACAGCCGCCCCCACTCGCCGGGGACGCACCCCGGGAGGCGCCGGAAGCCCGAGGGCAGGACGCCGGCAGCCTGCCCTACGACCTGGTGGACTTCACCGGACGCCGCACCGAACTCGACGCCCTGCTCGCCCTCGGGGCCGGGGTCACCGACCGGACGCCGGCCATCGTGACCCTCACCGGCATGCCCGGCGTGGGCAAGACCGCCCTCGCCGTGCACGCCGCCCACCGCATGGCCGCCGCCTTCCCGGACGGCCGCCTCTACCTGGACCTCCAGGGCCTCACTCCGCACAGCGCGCCACCCACCCTCGCGGAGGCCCTGCGGCATCTGCTGCTCACCCTGGGCACCCCCGCCGTGGAGATCCCCGACGACCTCGACGGACGGCTGATCGCCTGGCGGCGGGCCGTGGCCGGACGGCGCGTGCTGATGATCCTGGACGGCGTGGTGGACACGGCGTCCGTACGACCGCTGCTGCCCGGAACCGGCGGCTGTCTGGTGATGGTGACCAGCCGCACCGTCATCGGCACCCTGGACGGTGCCGTTCCGCTCCATCTGGCCCCGCTGTCCGAGGACGAGGCGGTCGGCCTCCTCGGCAGCATCATCGGCACCCACCGGATCGAGGACACCGCGCAGGCCCGCGAACTGGCCGCCGTGTGCGGGCGGTTGCCGCTGGCGCTGCGGATCATGGGCACCCGGCTCAACACCCGGCGTACCTGGAGCCTCGGTCACGCCGTGCGACGGATGCGCCGTCACGACCTGCGGCTGCGGGAGCTCACCCTCGCCGACCGCAGCGTGGCCGCCGGTATCGGCCAGTGCTACCAGCGGCTGAGCCCCGCTCAGCAACGCATGCTGCTCGCCCTGCGCACGGCACCAGCCGGCGGCCTCGACGAACGCACCGCCGCCCAGCTGGCGGGCGTCGGCCCCGCGGAGGCCGAGGACGCCCTCGAAGGACTCGTGGACGCCGGTCTGCTGCTGCCTCTTCCCCGGCCCGGCGGTTACGCCCTGCCCGAACTGGTCCGCAGTTTCGCGGTCCAGGAGGCCGCCGCGCCGAGTACCCGCCCCGCGCCGGTCCCGCTCCGGGCCCCGGCCGGGGGCGGGCCGCGCGAACACCCGCGCCAGGTGGTCGAGGTCTGAGACACCGGCCCGCCGTACCGGGAACCGGGCGTGACAGCCTCTCAGCGCCCGGCCGCCTCCAGGCCGTGCACGGAGTTCGCCCGGGGCAGCGCGGTGCGCAGCGGCAACAGCAGCGCGCACGCCGCCGCCATGCCGAGCGCCCCGACCAGCAGCGCCGCCGGGGCACCGGCGCGGTGGCCCAGCCAGCCGCCGGCCAGACCACCCAGCGGAGCCACGCCCAGCACGACCGTACGGACGGAGGCATTGACCCGGCCGTACAGCTCCGGCGGCGTCAGCGTCGTGCGCAGGGCCCGCTGAGTGACGTTGAAGACGATGACGAGGGCACTGGTCACGAAATGGGAGACCGCCACCAGCACCGGTGCCACCGCAGCGGGCACCAGGACCGCGACGGGCACCGCGAGCCCCGCCGCCCCGGCCAGCGCAAGCGACCCGCCCAGGGTCGCCCCCGTCCCCAGCCGGCGGGCCACGCCGCTCGCGACCAGCGCTCCCGCGCAGGCTCCCGCGCCGGAGGCCGCGAACACCGCCCCGACCCAGGACCCCGGCAGCGCCAGGGACCGCGTCAGGAACACGAGCAGGGGTGGCTCGCCCACGAACAGGAAGAGGTTGAACGCCGTGGTGGCCAGCGTCACCGCCCGCAACGGACGGCTGGCGACGACGACGGCCGCCCCCAGCCGCATCTCCCGCCACATCGGCGCCCGTGGCCCACCCGGCTCCCACGCCGCTCCCGTCTCGGGCAGGCGCCAGGTGAACAGGGCGGAGAGCACGTACGCCCCCGCGTTGCACAGCAGCGCCACCGGACCGGTGAGCAGCTGTACGGCCGCTCCACCCGCCGAGGTGCCCGCGATCGTCGCCCCCGAAGCGGTGAGCTCGAACCGGGCGTTGGCGCGCACCAGGTCCCCGGCCGGGACCAGCGTGGGCAGCAGGGCGCCGTATCCGACGTCGGACACCGCGCCCCCGGCCCCGATGAGCAGGGCCAGGACCGCCAGCAGGGGCACGGTCAGGACACGGCACACCGCGGCGGCCGGCACCGCCAGCAGCAGCACGGCCCGGACGAGGTCGGCGACGACGAGCAGCCGCCGACGGGAGTGGCGG comes from the Streptomyces seoulensis genome and includes:
- a CDS encoding AfsR/SARP family transcriptional regulator; translation: MPQRALPQPEPGTGPTAEGGPVFKVLGPLEVWNGECRIDPGGARQRHILATLLIYADKVVPVPRLIRAVWDEDAPGTAGNQVRKMIWNLRRRLPDSVRILTEPPGYRLVVREGQLDSRTFETLLHRAGAAAAEERGEEAVAHLSRALGLWRGQALSGLSGAVVGSGGRDLDERRLVAVERLTDLRLLRGEARALVPDLYSLVAAHPLHEGLRERLMLALYRIGRRADALTVMAQGRAELAELGIEPGTGLCRLQERILNDDPGLTLPEPESPAPEPTAPQPPPLAGDAPREAPEARGQDAGSLPYDLVDFTGRRTELDALLALGAGVTDRTPAIVTLTGMPGVGKTALAVHAAHRMAAAFPDGRLYLDLQGLTPHSAPPTLAEALRHLLLTLGTPAVEIPDDLDGRLIAWRRAVAGRRVLMILDGVVDTASVRPLLPGTGGCLVMVTSRTVIGTLDGAVPLHLAPLSEDEAVGLLGSIIGTHRIEDTAQARELAAVCGRLPLALRIMGTRLNTRRTWSLGHAVRRMRRHDLRLRELTLADRSVAAGIGQCYQRLSPAQQRMLLALRTAPAGGLDERTAAQLAGVGPAEAEDALEGLVDAGLLLPLPRPGGYALPELVRSFAVQEAAAPSTRPAPVPLRAPAGGGPREHPRQVVEV
- a CDS encoding MFS transporter, whose product is MSRPVRGPAFRDLWVAQGFSQFGANVSVVALPLVGAVTLHADALRLGLLSAAGTLPHLVVSPFAGVWADRHSRRRLLVVADLVRAVLLLAVPAAAVCRVLTVPLLAVLALLIGAGGAVSDVGYGALLPTLVPAGDLVRANARFELTASGATIAGTSAGGAAVQLLTGPVALLCNAGAYVLSALFTWRLPETGAAWEPGGPRAPMWREMRLGAAVVVASRPLRAVTLATTAFNLFLFVGEPPLLVFLTRSLALPGSWVGAVFAASGAGACAGALVASGVARRLGTGATLGGSLALAGAAGLAVPVAVLVPAAVAPVLVAVSHFVTSALVIVFNVTQRALRTTLTPPELYGRVNASVRTVVLGVAPLGGLAGGWLGHRAGAPAALLVGALGMAAACALLLPLRTALPRANSVHGLEAAGR